In Halobacillus amylolyticus, the following proteins share a genomic window:
- a CDS encoding alpha-glycosidase: MLKEAIYHRPKNNFAYAYDEKTLHIRLRTKKHDVENVSLIHGDPYDWEDNSWKTVRKEMSLTASDDLFDYWFVEIKPPFRRLRYGFELTDGTEKLVYTEKGFFDEAPFNEIQNYFCFPFLNAIDVFQAPHWVKDTVWYQIFPERFANGNKDNDPEGALEWGSEEPKPSNFFGGDFEGVIEHLDYLVELGVSGIYFTPIFKAYSNHKYDTIDYMEIDPQFGDRETFKRLVQKCHEKGIRVMLDAVFNHSGYYFPQFQDVLEKGKNSAYTDWFHLSGFPIEKEPSPNYDTFAFEPNMPKLNTENPEVKQYLLDVATYWIKEFDIDGWRLDVANEVDHQFWRDFRRAVKEIKPETYILGEIWHDSMPWLQGDQFDAVMNYPFTIAALDYIAKDEISAKDFANQMSNVFQSYPENVNEVAFNLLGSHDTPRVLTLCNDQKEKAKLLYLLQLSFGGTPCIYYGDEIGMTGGGDPGCRKCMVWDETQQDLDLKSYMQKLIQLRKTEPAFGNEGNLRFIEANCETNHLIYSKSHEDGIILIVINNTEQPVDVTIPGNFNEKEIENLWTDEKVETNNGSLTVNLDIYGFSVLKVS; this comes from the coding sequence CCTTATGATTGGGAGGACAACAGCTGGAAGACTGTCCGTAAAGAAATGTCCTTAACAGCATCTGATGATTTATTCGACTATTGGTTTGTCGAAATCAAGCCACCTTTCCGCCGTCTCCGCTACGGTTTTGAACTGACCGATGGAACTGAAAAACTCGTGTACACGGAGAAGGGTTTTTTTGATGAAGCACCGTTTAACGAGATTCAGAACTACTTCTGTTTCCCGTTTTTGAATGCGATTGATGTCTTTCAGGCACCTCACTGGGTGAAAGATACGGTCTGGTATCAGATTTTCCCGGAACGCTTTGCTAACGGAAACAAGGATAACGATCCTGAAGGTGCATTGGAATGGGGCAGTGAAGAACCGAAGCCTTCAAACTTTTTTGGTGGAGATTTCGAAGGCGTCATCGAACACCTTGATTACCTTGTAGAGCTTGGGGTCAGCGGCATTTATTTCACACCGATTTTCAAAGCGTATTCCAACCACAAGTATGACACGATCGACTACATGGAAATCGACCCACAGTTCGGAGATAGGGAAACGTTTAAACGTCTTGTTCAAAAGTGTCATGAAAAAGGTATTCGCGTTATGTTGGATGCGGTATTTAATCACAGCGGTTATTACTTCCCTCAATTTCAAGATGTTCTTGAAAAAGGAAAGAATTCGGCATATACGGATTGGTTTCACTTATCGGGATTTCCGATTGAAAAGGAGCCTAGTCCAAACTATGACACGTTTGCATTCGAGCCGAATATGCCGAAGCTAAATACTGAAAATCCGGAAGTGAAACAGTATTTGTTGGACGTTGCAACCTACTGGATTAAGGAATTTGATATTGACGGCTGGCGTCTTGATGTCGCCAACGAAGTCGATCATCAATTCTGGCGTGATTTTAGAAGAGCAGTGAAGGAGATCAAACCAGAAACTTATATTCTCGGGGAGATCTGGCACGATTCGATGCCATGGCTGCAGGGAGATCAGTTTGATGCGGTTATGAATTATCCGTTTACGATTGCGGCCCTAGATTATATTGCTAAGGACGAAATCAGCGCGAAAGATTTCGCGAATCAAATGTCGAATGTCTTTCAATCTTACCCGGAGAATGTAAATGAAGTTGCTTTTAATTTGCTTGGGAGTCATGACACACCACGCGTGTTGACGTTGTGTAACGATCAGAAGGAAAAAGCGAAACTGCTTTATCTTCTGCAGCTGTCGTTCGGAGGAACGCCTTGTATTTATTACGGGGACGAAATCGGCATGACCGGCGGAGGCGATCCTGGCTGTAGAAAATGTATGGTTTGGGATGAAACTCAACAAGATTTAGACTTAAAATCATATATGCAGAAACTCATCCAGTTGCGTAAAACAGAGCCGGCTTTCGGCAATGAAGGCAACCTACGCTTCATTGAAGCAAACTGTGAAACGAATCATTTAATCTACTCAAAGTCTCATGAGGATGGGATTATTTTAATAGTCATTAATAACACGGAACAACCTGTAGATGTGACCATTCCAGGGAACTTTAACGAAAAAGAAATCGAAAATTTGTGGACTGACGAGAAAGTAGAAACAAACAATGGTTCATTGACAGTGAATTTAGATATATACGGATTTTCTGTATTAAAAGTAAGCTAG